One segment of Argopecten irradians isolate NY unplaced genomic scaffold, Ai_NY scaffold_0101, whole genome shotgun sequence DNA contains the following:
- the LOC138311745 gene encoding TATA-binding protein-associated factor 2N-like: protein MKIRNKRWFGGDVKGGNKRLFGGDVKGDNKRWFSGDVKSGNKCWFGGDVKGCNKRGLDGDVNGDNKRWLGGDVKGCNKRGLDGDVKGGNKRGFGGDVKERNNRGFGGDVKVDNKRWFGGDVKSDNKALVWWDVKGGNKRGFGGDAKGQ from the coding sequence atgaaaattcGAAATAAGCGTTGGTTTGGTGGGGATGTTAAGGGTGGCAATAAGCGTTTGTTTGGTGGGGATGTTAAGGGTGACAATAAGCGTTGGTTTAGTGGGGATGTTAAGAGTGGCAATAAGTGTTGGTTTGGTGGGGATGTTAAGGGATGCAACAAGCGTGGGCTTGATGGGGATGTTAATGGTGACAATAAGCGTTGGTTAGGTGGCGATGTTAAGGGATGCAATAAGCGTGGGCTTGATGGGGATGTTAAGGGTGGCAATAAGCGTGGGTTTGGTGGTGATGTTAAGGAACGCAATAATCGTGGGTTTGGTGGTGATGTTAAGGTCGACAATAAGCGTTGGTTTGGTGGGGATGTTAAAAGTGACAATAAAGCGTTGGTTTGGTGGGATGTTAAGGGCGGCAATAAGCGTGGGTTTGGTGGGGATGCTAAGGGACAATAA
- the LOC138311744 gene encoding uncharacterized protein, translated as MRIAALNITTKPTLIASLSIPTKPTLIAALNIPTKPTLIVTFNIPTKPTLIAALNITTKPTIIASLNITTKPTLIATLNIPIKPTLIIPTRKGSNSVICKDGIATLHIPTKPTLIVTLNIPTKQTLIATLNRPTKQTLIAALNITTKPTLIASLNITTKPTIIATLNIPIKPTLIASLNIATKPTLIVTINIRTKPTLIVTINIRIKPTLVASLNIPTKPTLIATLNIPTKATVIVTLNIPTKPTLIVTLNIPTKPTLIDTLNISTKPSLIVTLDILTPTHAYSPPKPRLLLPLTSPPNPLIVTLNIPAKPTLIAALNIATKPTLIATLNIPIKPTLIASLNIATKPTLIVTIIISTKPSLLSPLTSSPQLTLIATLNIPTKPTLIVTFNILIKQTLIVTLNIPNKPTLIVTLNIPTNPTLIVTLNIPTKPTLIVTFNIPIKPKLIVTLNIPTNPTLIVTLTSPPNSRLLSPLQSPTKPKLIVTLNIPTKPTLIITFNIPTKPTLIGTLNISTTPSLIVTLNILTPTHAYCHP; from the exons ATGCGTATTGCCGCCCTTAACATCACCACCAAACCCACGCTTATTGCGTCCCTTAGCATCCCCACCAAACCCACGCTTATTGCCGCCCTTAACATCCCCACCAAACCCACGCTTATTGTCACTTTTAACATCCCCACCAAACCAACGCTTATTGCCGCCCTTAACATCACCACCAAACCCACGATTATTGCGTCCCTTAACATCACCACCAAACCCACGCTTATTGCCACCCTTAACATCCCCATCAAGCCCACGCTTATT atacctacccgcaagggatctaactctgtaatatgcaaagacggaattgccACCCTTCACATCCCCACCAAACCAACGCTTATTGTCACCCTTAACATCCCCACCAAACAAACGCTTATTGCCACCCTTAACAGACCCACCAAACAAACGCTTATTGCCGCCCTTAACATCACCACCAAACCCACGCTGATTGCGTCTCTTAACATCACCACCAAACCCACTATTATTGCCACCCTTAACATCCCCATCAAGCCCACGCTTATTGCATCCCTTAACATCGCCACCAAACCCACGCTTATTGTCACCATTAACATCCGCACCAAACCAACGCTTATTGTCACCATTAACATCCGCATCAAGCCCACGCTTGTTGCATCCCTTAACATCCCCACCAAACCAACGCTTATTGCCACCCTTAACATCCCCACCAAAGCCACGGTTATTGTTACCCTTAACATCCCCACCAAACCAACGCTTATTGTCACCCTTAACATCCCCACCAAACCAACGCTTATTGACACCCTTAACATTTCCACCAAACCCTCTCTTATTGTCACCCTTGATATTCTCACCCCAACTCACGCTTATT CCCCACCAAAGCCACGCTTATTGTTACCCTTAACATCCCCACCAAACCCACTTATTGTCACCCTTAACATCCCCGCCAAACCAACGCTTATTGCCGCCCTTAACATCGCCACCAAACCCACGCTTATTGCCACCCTTAACATCCCCATCAAGCCCACGCTTATTGCATCCCTTAACATCGCCACCAAACCAACGCTTATTGTCACCATTATCATTTCCACCAAACCCTCCTTATTGTCACCCTTAACATCCTCACCCCAACTCACGCTTATTGCCACCCTTAACATCCCCACCAAACCAACGCTTATTGTCACCTTTAACATTCTCATCAAACAAACGCTTATTGTCACCCTTAACATCCCTAACAAACCAACGCTTATTGTCACCCTTAACATCCCCACCAATCCAACGCTTATTGTTACCCTTAACATCCCCACCAAACCCACGCTTATTGTCACCTTTAACATTCCCATCAAACCCAAGCTTATTGTCACCCTTAACATCCCCACCAATCCAACGCTTATTGTTACCCTAACATCCCCACCAAACTCACGCTTATTGTCACCTTTACAATCCCCCACCAAACCCAAGCTTATTGTTACCCTTAACATCCCCACCAAACCCACGCTTATTATCACCTTTAACATCCCCACCAAACCAACGCTTATTGGCACCCTTAACATTTCCACCACACCCTCTCTTATTGTCACCCTAAACATCCTCACCCCAACTCACGCTTATTGCCACCCTTAA
- the LOC138311742 gene encoding uncharacterized protein, with amino-acid sequence MSRYSRLSTTVVISTPGTEGSVCVHRWGANTSKIADGMLSGPLAIFDETGTTLLLSSADNFMASSVWHQGAPGGRVNWGVMGGVESIPAGYSVRTILVAEQGINMAFERWGLILRSCHQHDGTRQKIYSSDTTINNLGYWTDNELRSGDQ; translated from the exons ATGTCGCGATATTCCAGATTGTCTaccactgtcgttatatccacccctggaactgaaggctctgtgtgcgtCCACAG GTGGGGAGCCAACACATCAAAGATTGCCGATGGCATGCTTAGTGGGCCCCTCGCCATTTTTGACGAGACAGGAACTACTCTTCTCCTGTCATCAGCTGACAACTTCATGGCATCGTCTGTTTGGCATCAAGGGGCTCCAGGAGGCCGTGTGAACTGGGGAGTGATGGGCGGAGTCGAGTCGATACCGGCGGGCTACTCCGTACGGACCATCCTCGTGGCCGAACAAGGAATCAACATG GCGTTTGAAAGGTGGGGGCTGATCTTACGCAGTTGTCACCAACATGACGGAACAAGACAAAAGATCTACTCATCAGACACAACAATTAATAATCTGGGTTACTGGACAGACAATG
- the LOC138311746 gene encoding uncharacterized protein: MLSGPLAIFDETGTTLLLSSADNFMASSVWHQGAPGGRVNWGVMGGVESIPAGYSVRTILVAEQGINMAFERWGLILRSCHQHDGTRQKIYSSDTTINNLGYWTDNELRSGDQ, from the exons ATGCTTAGTGGGCCCCTCGCCATTTTTGACGAGACAGGAACTACTCTTCTCCTGTCATCAGCTGACAACTTCATGGCATCGTCTGTTTGGCATCAAGGGGCTCCAGGAGGCCGTGTGAACTGGGGAGTGATGGGCGGAGTCGAGTCGATACCGGCGGGCTACTCCGTACGGACCATCCTCGTGGCCGAACAAGGAATCAACATG GCGTTTGAAAGGTGGGGGCTGATCTTACGCAGTTGTCACCAACATGACGGAACAAGACAAAAGATCTACTCATCAGACACAACAATTAATAATCTGGGTTACTGGACAGACAATG